One stretch of Brettanomyces nanus chromosome 4, complete sequence DNA includes these proteins:
- the GDA1 gene encoding Guanosine-diphosphatase (BUSCO:EOG0934183G), producing the protein MSAIRKSRLFVVGASLIIGLIIFLSIPSQRVSAISSSDDQLQRADVGYGISLKPEKSLHENYDVNSKDSEHGTTSSGASSSGASSSCTEKKEYVVMIDAGSTGSRVHVYTFDTCFSPPKLLDEQFKMLKPGLSSFDKDTIGAAKSLDPLLQVALDTIPSEERGCSPVSVKATAGLRLLGQEKSDAILQEVRSHLENDFPFPVVSGDGISIMDGGDEGVYAWITSNYLLGNIGSDEKLPTAAVFDLGGGSTQIVFEPVDGEKMIEGEHKYKIDFGGRSFVLYQYSHLGYGLMQGRQKINALVLDLLIKRGKVSNLKPLTESQMENVKTLRSDITIKHPCVPPGVTAENVKVEMEDGSAYLVNFVSPAENESDPLAATASTQCRFLAESVLNKDADCESKSCSFNGIYQPSLRHQFPVGSDMFVFSYFYDRLKPIGMPTSFSLQEMLDLTQLVCSGSSIWNEFFLQKTTINELQDEPLWCLDLSFMTTLLHTGYTWM; encoded by the exons ATGTCTGcaataagaaagagcagGCTCTTTGTCGTTGGTGCCAGTCTCATAATTGGCTTGATTATCTTCCTCTCCATTCCATCTCAAAGAGTCTCTGCTATAAGTTCAAGTGACGACCAATTACAGCGAGCTGACGTTGGATATGGTATATCTCTCAAACCGGAAAAGTCTCTGCACGAGAATTATGATGTGAATTCGAAAGATTCTGAACATGGGACTACTTCGTCTGGTGCTTCTTCGTCTGgggcttcttcttcttgtacGGAAAAAAAGGAATATGTGGTGATGATTGATGCCGGCTCTACTGGTTCTAGAGTTCATGTTTATACGTTTGACACCTGCTTCAGTCCACCTAAATTATTGGATGAGCAATTCAAAATGCTCAAACCTGGGTTGTCTTCGTTCGATAAGGATACCATAGGTGCAGCAAAGTCTTTGGATCCTCTATTACAGGTGGCACTGGATACCATCCCCTCAGAAGAACGGGGATGTTCTCCGGTATCAGTTAAGGCCACCGCTGGTTTAAGATTATTGGGACAAGAAAAGTCTGACGCCATATTACAAGAGGTCAGAAgtcatcttgaaaatgattTTCCTTTCCCTGTGGTTTCTGGTGACGGTATTTCGATCATGGATGGAGGTGACGAAGGTGTCTATGCTTGGATTACAAGTAATTATTTGTTGGGAAATATTGGAAGTGATGAGAAGTTGCCAACTGCTGCCGTGTTTGACCTTGGTGGTGGCTCCACACAGATTGTTTTTGAACCTGTTGAtggagagaagatgattgaaGGTGAACACAAGTACAAAATTGATTTTGGTGGCAGAAGCTTTGTCTTGTACCAGTATTCTCATTTGGGATACGGTTTAATGCAGGGAAGACAAAAGATTAATGCGTTGGTTCTTGATCTCTTGATCAAGAGGGGAAAGGTGTCTAATTTGAAACCTCTTACAGAGTCACAAATGGAAAATGTCAAAACATTGCGTTCTGATATAACCATAAAGCATCCTTGCGTTCCTCCAGGAGTCACTGCTGAAAATGTCAAGGTGGAAATGGAGGATGGATCTGCATATCTAGTGAATTTTGTGTCTCCAGCAGAAAACGAGAGTGATCCATTGGCTGCAACTGCTTCCACACAATGTCGATTCTTGGCTGAAAGTGTGCTGAATAAGGATGCCGACTGTGAGTCGAAATCATGCTCTTTCAACGGTATTTATCAACCTTCCCTAAGACATCAGTTTCCCGTCGGTTCCGATATGTTCGTCTTCTCATACTTTTACGATAGATTGAAGCCTATTGGAATGCCTACGTCATTTTCATTACAGGAAATGCTCGACCTTACTCAGCTAGTGTGCTCGGGATCGTCCATTTGGAAtgaattctttcttcagAAGACTACCATTAATGAGCTTCAAGATGAACCATTATGGTGCCtggatctttcttttatgACTACACTTTTGCACACTGG GTATACTTGGATGTAA
- a CDS encoding uncharacterized protein (BUSCO:EOG09343SRQ) produces MLHRKKEANSGLNRYYSENAPQISRERPSRTQDVKNASDAEACRKMCMKDINRDLIRINDALTEEYQIRELNDKLNKLMRELRSWEYRIKELGGPDYFQKGGEQFYGNAAKINGYRYYGRAKELPDVQKLLNANLEQQKRDEQQKSKKRSDKTALKMMTAHEFSPMYYGLDQELENRHLIPSENEIADEMSYILGTKNVKISTLITLDKLKESNEEYYREKAGGSGDLISFERKRSRELQQEVDKKSDKPLVEFDESFDKELLTSDDVERFIVQRRKEQLLAKLNQSL; encoded by the coding sequence ATGCTTCATCGTAAGAAAGAGGCCAACTCTGGTTTAAACAGATACTATTCTGAAAATGCACCGCAGAtatcaagagaaagacCGAGCAGAACACAGGATGTGAAGAACGCATCGGATGCAGAAGCATGTAGAAAGATGTGTATGAAGGATATTAATAGAGATTTGATCCGAATAAATGATGCACTCACTGAAGAGTATCAGATCAGagaattgaatgataaGCTTAACAAGTTGATGCGAGAACTTCGGTCTTGGGAGTATCGAATTAAGGAACTCGGGGGTCCTGATTACTTTCAAAAAGGAGGTGAACAGTTTTATGGAAATGCGGCCAAGATTAACGGATATCGATATTATGGTCGTGCTAAAGAGCTTCCTGACGTTCAGAAATTACTAAATGCAAACTTAGAACAGCAAAAGAGGGATGAACAgcagaaatcaaagaagcGAAGCGATAAAACTGCTTTAAAAATGATGACTGCACACGAATTTAGTCCAATGTACTACGGGTTAGACCAAGAGCTGGAGAACAGACATCTAATTCCTTCAGAAAATGAGATTGCTGATGAAATGAGTTACATTCTGGGAACGAAGAATGTGAAGATCTCCACTTTGATTACCCTGGATAAATTAAAAGAGTCCAATGAGGAATACTATAGAGAAAAAGCAGGCGGTAGTGGTGACTTGATCAGCTTTGAACGGAAAAGAAGTCGAGAATTGCAGCAGGAGGTTGATAAAAAATCGGATAAACCTCtagttgaatttgatgaaagTTTCGATAAAGAGTTGCTCACATCTGATGATGTCGAAAGATTTATAGtgcaaagaaggaaggaaCAACTACTGGCCAAATTGAATCAATCGTTATAA